A genomic stretch from Hydrogenimonas urashimensis includes:
- a CDS encoding VWA domain-containing protein: MKFLFPEFIYLMLVPAGILFYLISTNKDVVERIFDEKTLQRLRISGDSLGRAGHNTLMFFAFFMMTLALARPVIDQGKERVEGHGIDLVIALDLSQSMRAADFYPNRFLFARQKLEDVLPRMPAGRIGIVGFTSASFIITPLTSDRDTVRFLLKRVSPDSVTVQGTDLSAALKGAARLLQKRPNKTVLLVTDGGDEEDISTLVKIAKENGMRVMVWMMASRQGAPVPVDGNGSVMKRNGEIVISRANVDLARLAESTGGIYVEATLSQEDEKRVGAFLQRLSREGETYEKTVEKRIELFYYPLALALLGLPFAFYSIGTGRGTFALLLLVPLMTFSQKMEAGVLDFMLIDKGEKAYWEGDFKKSTKAFEELVMHTPKSEIWFDLGNSYYRSGRYKMACSAYEKVVTPDMKVEQAKLYNLGNCYVKLGELQKAAELYRKALALGEDADARYNLEMVMKALKEMKRKKSGSNAKSRKKGREKNKRSSSASVSQDGGKRGAKSSKRSDQRKLSLAEEKKWMRLIEKQPMKPKLYPLIPPRKGTEIEPW; encoded by the coding sequence ATGAAGTTTCTCTTTCCCGAATTTATCTATCTGATGCTTGTGCCCGCCGGGATTCTTTTTTATCTGATTTCGACCAACAAAGATGTGGTGGAGCGCATCTTCGATGAAAAGACGCTGCAGAGGCTGCGAATCAGCGGGGATTCGCTAGGGCGTGCCGGACACAATACGCTGATGTTTTTTGCCTTTTTCATGATGACGCTGGCATTGGCGCGACCCGTCATAGACCAGGGAAAAGAGCGGGTGGAAGGCCATGGCATCGATCTGGTGATCGCACTTGATCTCTCACAGTCGATGCGGGCAGCCGATTTCTATCCGAACCGGTTTCTTTTCGCAAGGCAGAAACTGGAGGATGTTCTGCCGAGAATGCCTGCCGGACGCATTGGAATCGTCGGGTTTACATCCGCCTCCTTCATTATCACGCCTCTAACGAGCGATCGTGACACAGTGCGGTTTCTTTTGAAAAGAGTCTCGCCGGATTCTGTGACGGTACAGGGAACGGACCTCTCCGCCGCATTGAAAGGGGCGGCCAGGCTTTTGCAAAAAAGGCCGAACAAAACGGTGCTGCTGGTGACCGACGGAGGGGACGAAGAAGATATATCGACGCTCGTGAAGATTGCAAAAGAGAATGGGATGCGTGTGATGGTGTGGATGATGGCGTCGCGGCAGGGGGCACCTGTTCCGGTTGATGGTAACGGCTCTGTCATGAAACGAAATGGAGAAATTGTCATCAGTCGTGCCAACGTGGATCTTGCGCGGCTTGCGGAATCGACCGGGGGGATTTATGTGGAAGCGACGCTTTCGCAGGAGGATGAAAAGCGCGTGGGAGCCTTTCTGCAACGGTTGAGCCGGGAAGGGGAAACCTATGAAAAAACGGTGGAGAAACGCATTGAGCTCTTTTACTATCCTCTGGCACTCGCACTGCTGGGGCTTCCCTTCGCCTTCTACTCCATCGGAACAGGACGCGGGACCTTCGCATTGTTGCTTCTGGTACCGCTGATGACTTTTTCGCAGAAGATGGAAGCGGGTGTACTCGATTTTATGCTGATCGACAAAGGGGAAAAAGCGTATTGGGAGGGTGACTTCAAAAAAAGTACGAAAGCGTTTGAAGAGCTTGTCATGCATACTCCCAAAAGTGAAATCTGGTTTGATCTTGGAAACAGCTACTACCGAAGCGGCAGATACAAAATGGCGTGCAGCGCCTACGAGAAGGTCGTCACACCCGACATGAAGGTGGAGCAGGCCAAACTCTACAATCTGGGCAACTGCTACGTTAAGCTTGGAGAACTTCAAAAAGCGGCTGAGCTCTACCGCAAAGCGCTCGCCCTGGGAGAGGATGCCGATGCGCGATACAATCTGGAAATGGTGATGAAGGCCCTCAAAGAGATGAAAAGGAAAAAATCGGGATCGAACGCGAAGAGTCGTAAAAAAGGCAGAGAGAAGAACAAGCGCTCCTCTTCCGCGTCCGTTTCACAGGATGGGGGGAAACGTGGCGCAAAGAGCTCTAAACGGAGCGATCAGCGGAAACTGAGCCTCGCAGAGGAAAAAAAGTGGATGCGTCTGATAGAGAAACAGCCGATGAAACCGAAACTCTATCCGTTGATACCGCCACGGAAGGGAACCGAAATTGAACCCTGGTAG
- a CDS encoding BatD family protein — translation MNPGRIFLLLLLFLPLMGKVVISVDENPVIAGESVEVMIEAEGENVRFPEIQKIGNDRVVSEGMQRLERLEGNRTVVKWVKVLAFTPQKSVTIPPLEVEVDGRIEKTQPLRVRVKPKSKSDVDNFIIELMADRNASYVGETVDVTVRFREKRDVPVMNVDFVPIQYENFWVKRVGKERRYAQGNYLVHEIHYLFFPQKVGDLTIGPAEVKVAMTKKMRDAFGFIVRRPQWITVRSRSLTLHVEPLPEGVTLVGRFRIKAEVSTTQTKKGRPVELTVRVDAEGNIEDFEMPRLQIDGVTVYEEEPKIEQKYRYGSYSGSWEKKYILIGEKSFTIPPFEIDYFDPKTEEIRTAKTKPISIEVAGSVEKERAKRPKKSSVFSREEKRMQWIYMTWIVAFLLGMGVMYLWMDSKRKRGGTYPGSRVQTDSDSRMLQRLMPYISESKEAAQMAENLYASMFEGQSVKIDRREFAKLMERLKKARNRKQADG, via the coding sequence TTGAACCCTGGTAGAATTTTTCTTTTGCTGCTGCTGTTTTTGCCCCTGATGGGAAAGGTGGTAATCAGTGTGGACGAGAATCCGGTGATAGCGGGCGAATCGGTGGAAGTCATGATTGAGGCGGAGGGGGAGAATGTTCGTTTTCCGGAGATCCAAAAAATTGGAAACGATAGAGTCGTTTCCGAAGGCATGCAGCGGCTAGAACGCCTGGAAGGGAACCGTACGGTCGTCAAATGGGTGAAAGTGTTGGCCTTCACTCCCCAAAAGAGCGTGACAATCCCTCCCCTGGAAGTGGAAGTGGACGGCCGAATCGAAAAGACGCAGCCCCTGAGGGTGCGGGTGAAGCCGAAAAGCAAAAGCGACGTCGACAATTTCATCATCGAGCTTATGGCAGACCGCAACGCCTCCTATGTGGGGGAGACTGTCGATGTGACGGTGCGGTTCAGGGAGAAGCGCGATGTTCCGGTCATGAATGTCGATTTCGTTCCCATCCAATACGAAAACTTCTGGGTCAAGCGGGTTGGAAAGGAGCGGCGCTATGCGCAAGGCAACTATCTCGTCCATGAAATTCACTATCTCTTCTTTCCCCAAAAAGTGGGAGATTTGACCATCGGCCCGGCGGAAGTGAAAGTGGCGATGACCAAAAAAATGCGGGACGCTTTCGGCTTCATCGTCCGCCGTCCTCAATGGATAACGGTAAGAAGCCGCTCTTTGACACTTCATGTAGAACCTCTGCCGGAGGGAGTGACGCTCGTGGGCAGGTTCAGAATAAAGGCGGAAGTCTCCACGACGCAGACGAAAAAAGGGAGACCCGTGGAACTGACAGTACGTGTGGATGCCGAGGGAAATATCGAAGATTTCGAGATGCCCAGACTTCAAATCGACGGAGTGACGGTTTACGAAGAGGAGCCGAAAATCGAACAGAAGTACCGTTACGGCTCTTACAGCGGTTCATGGGAAAAAAAGTATATTCTGATCGGGGAAAAATCCTTTACCATTCCTCCTTTCGAGATAGACTATTTCGATCCGAAAACCGAGGAAATCAGAACCGCAAAAACGAAACCGATTTCGATTGAGGTGGCCGGCAGCGTGGAAAAAGAGCGGGCAAAACGTCCGAAAAAAAGTTCGGTTTTCTCAAGAGAGGAAAAGAGAATGCAATGGATCTATATGACCTGGATCGTCGCGTTTTTGCTTGGTATGGGAGTGATGTATCTGTGGATGGATTCAAAAAGAAAACGCGGAGGAACGTACCCGGGAAGCAGAGTGCAGACAGATAGCGATTCCCGGATGCTCCAGCGGCTGATGCCATATATTTCCGAATCGAAAGAGGCGGCACAGATGGCGGAAAATCTCTATGCGTCCATGTTCGAAGGCCAGTCGGTGAAAATCGACAGGCGGGAGTTCGCGAAGCTGATGGAACGACTAAAAAAAGCAAGAAACAGGAAACAGGCAGACGGTTGA
- a CDS encoding prephenate dehydrogenase yields the protein MVVGIVGLGLMGGSLGLALRSVPQVEKVIGFDHNPDHCNEALRLRLVDAIVSWEELKRSDVIFLAIPVEGIIASLKKMTDVSPRCTIVDLGSTKAKIVENIPAEIRKNVVPAHPMTGTEKFGPSAAVANLYRDKIVVLCDIDKSGTLQQETAKALFEAIGMKIVTMDAHEHDRHAAYISHLPHAISYALANAVMAQEDANNILILAAGGFRDMSRLAKSSPIMWEEIFKQNRDNLLEAMDHFEEELRVCRALINGEKWEHLRRWMEEANRLHDIL from the coding sequence ATGGTTGTCGGAATCGTCGGACTGGGGCTTATGGGCGGATCACTCGGATTGGCCCTCAGAAGCGTTCCCCAGGTGGAAAAGGTGATCGGATTCGATCACAATCCCGATCATTGCAACGAAGCGCTCAGACTCCGCCTTGTTGATGCGATCGTCTCCTGGGAGGAGCTCAAACGCAGCGATGTGATCTTTCTGGCAATTCCCGTGGAGGGGATCATTGCATCTTTAAAGAAGATGACCGATGTCTCTCCGCGCTGTACCATTGTCGATCTCGGAAGTACCAAAGCCAAAATCGTCGAGAATATTCCGGCGGAAATCAGGAAAAATGTCGTTCCTGCCCATCCGATGACAGGGACGGAAAAGTTCGGGCCATCCGCCGCCGTTGCCAATCTTTACAGGGATAAGATTGTCGTATTGTGCGACATCGATAAAAGCGGTACCCTTCAGCAGGAGACAGCCAAAGCGCTCTTTGAAGCAATCGGCATGAAAATCGTCACGATGGATGCGCACGAACATGACCGTCATGCCGCCTATATCAGCCATCTTCCCCATGCCATCAGTTACGCCCTCGCCAATGCCGTCATGGCGCAGGAGGATGCTAACAACATTCTGATTCTCGCAGCGGGCGGTTTCCGGGACATGAGCAGGCTTGCAAAGAGTTCACCCATCATGTGGGAAGAGATTTTCAAACAGAACCGCGACAATCTGCTGGAAGCGATGGACCATTTTGAAGAGGAGCTGCGCGTCTGCCGCGCTCTTATCAATGGTGAAAAATGGGAACATCTTCGCCGATGGATGGAGGAGGCCAACCGGCTGCACGACATTCTTTAG
- the bamA gene encoding outer membrane protein assembly factor BamA yields the protein MKRILSAILMTAVFASAQQIKEIRFDGLLHLSDDIAQEITGIHPGETIDIEKVDEAIKKLFAQGYFKDIWVTEEHGILTFHFREKPVISQILFSGYGENKRDELLSTIGLHKGDIYDEAKIEKAEALIRSTIEGEGFFDTVVETEVTPLETGSVKVEFKINKGENIIIKKLNLCGAEHLEKEEIESVMANREHDFMGWMWGFNDGKVKIDQLKYEVPRIRDLYMRHGYLDAKVEDPLLRVDFDQYSAILDFKIEEGEVYKVKDVQIDLAKPVIDPVILKDTLKVEPGDTFNIDDLRHDMERIKESIANMGYAYVRVIPDFSKDEKDHTTIVKYKIFPGEKVHIRDVVISGNTRTLDRVVRREIFLAPGDLYNLTDLKDSKSALMRTGYFENVVIDERRVSENEMDLVVNVKEAQTGNIMVGGGYSSYDGIIFNASVNDRNVFGSGLAVGLSTDLSRHRNNFNFNITNPRIWDSDYSAGFNIYHNEFESYDYTEKRFGGSVTLGRQIARYWHASVMYQYYSTELSDIDPDFPDYDFYANNDFVTSAGTLSLRFNNTDDYYLPRHGMIFGMSSQFAGLGGDAEYNKNYLTFSIFQGMEDYINYDLILRYKARVGFFGNDNKLPISAKFYMGGVRTVRGYESGSICDEINGYRTGGKYTFSNSVEASVPLVQAAKMRLAFFLDYGMIGDENFDDYKRAGTGAVIEWFSPMGPISLIFAYPLMREDGDKISNFEFTMGQQF from the coding sequence ATGAAACGTATTTTGTCTGCCATCTTGATGACGGCGGTTTTTGCAAGTGCCCAGCAGATCAAAGAGATTCGCTTTGATGGGTTGTTGCATCTTTCTGACGATATCGCTCAGGAGATAACGGGCATCCATCCCGGCGAAACGATCGATATCGAGAAAGTGGACGAGGCGATAAAAAAACTTTTCGCCCAAGGTTATTTCAAAGATATCTGGGTTACGGAAGAGCACGGGATACTGACTTTTCATTTCAGGGAAAAACCGGTCATCTCTCAAATCCTATTCAGCGGATACGGAGAGAACAAGCGAGACGAGCTGCTTTCTACGATTGGGCTGCACAAAGGGGATATCTACGATGAAGCCAAGATCGAAAAAGCGGAAGCACTGATCCGAAGCACCATTGAAGGGGAGGGCTTCTTCGACACGGTGGTGGAGACGGAAGTGACACCTCTTGAGACGGGAAGCGTCAAGGTGGAGTTCAAGATCAACAAAGGTGAGAACATCATCATCAAAAAACTCAATCTATGCGGTGCCGAACACCTTGAAAAAGAGGAGATCGAAAGTGTCATGGCAAACCGTGAACATGACTTTATGGGTTGGATGTGGGGATTTAATGACGGTAAGGTAAAGATCGACCAGCTCAAATACGAAGTGCCCAGGATTCGTGATCTCTATATGCGCCACGGATATCTCGACGCCAAAGTGGAAGATCCGCTTCTGCGGGTCGACTTCGATCAGTATTCGGCGATTCTAGACTTCAAAATCGAGGAGGGGGAGGTCTATAAAGTCAAAGATGTGCAGATTGACCTGGCCAAACCGGTGATTGATCCGGTCATTCTCAAGGATACATTGAAAGTGGAACCGGGAGATACTTTCAACATCGACGATCTGCGTCACGATATGGAGCGTATCAAGGAGTCCATTGCCAACATGGGATACGCCTACGTCCGTGTCATACCGGATTTCTCGAAGGACGAGAAGGATCATACAACGATCGTCAAGTACAAAATTTTCCCGGGAGAGAAAGTCCATATCAGAGATGTTGTTATTTCCGGCAATACGCGTACCCTCGATCGTGTCGTTCGCCGCGAAATTTTCCTGGCGCCCGGCGATCTCTACAATCTCACCGATTTGAAAGATTCAAAATCCGCTCTGATGCGGACCGGCTATTTCGAAAATGTGGTAATTGACGAACGCCGCGTCAGTGAAAACGAGATGGATCTGGTGGTCAATGTCAAGGAGGCACAGACCGGGAATATCATGGTCGGCGGTGGTTACAGCAGTTATGACGGTATTATCTTCAATGCTTCTGTCAATGACAGGAATGTATTCGGCAGCGGTTTGGCTGTCGGGCTCAGCACCGACCTTTCCCGACATCGCAACAACTTCAACTTCAATATTACCAATCCGAGAATATGGGACAGCGATTACAGCGCCGGGTTCAACATCTATCACAATGAATTCGAAAGTTACGACTATACGGAAAAAAGGTTCGGAGGTTCTGTGACTTTGGGGAGGCAGATTGCACGTTACTGGCATGCATCGGTTATGTACCAGTACTATTCCACAGAACTATCTGACATCGACCCGGATTTTCCCGACTACGATTTCTATGCCAACAACGATTTTGTAACGAGTGCCGGTACACTAAGTCTTCGTTTTAACAATACCGACGACTATTACCTGCCACGTCATGGCATGATTTTCGGCATGAGTTCGCAGTTTGCCGGTCTCGGTGGAGATGCCGAGTACAACAAAAACTATCTGACTTTTTCCATCTTCCAGGGAATGGAGGATTATATCAACTACGATTTGATTCTGCGTTACAAAGCCCGCGTCGGATTTTTCGGAAATGACAACAAACTCCCCATCAGTGCAAAATTCTATATGGGCGGAGTGCGAACAGTGCGCGGATATGAATCGGGTTCAATCTGTGACGAAATCAACGGATACAGGACAGGAGGCAAATATACTTTCTCCAATTCCGTGGAAGCGAGTGTCCCGCTTGTCCAAGCGGCCAAAATGCGGCTCGCCTTCTTTCTTGATTACGGGATGATCGGTGATGAGAACTTTGATGATTACAAAAGAGCGGGAACCGGTGCGGTCATCGAGTGGTTCTCGCCGATGGGGCCCATCAGCCTGATTTTCGCCTATCCTCTGATGAGGGAGGATGGAGACAAAATCTCCAATTTCGAATTTACAATGGGACAGCAGTTCTGA
- a CDS encoding Ppx/GppA phosphatase family protein, translating into MAKRTAIIDIGSNSARMVVFERTSRFGFHLLNETRSRVRISEGAYEKSGELQPPAMARAKAALQEFLSIAKSYKTRKILCVATSAVRDAPNGRKFVKSVEKELGLRIKVIEGEREAWLGGIAAVNLLPVTDGITIDIGGGSTDLALIRNRKIVETCSLKLGTVRLKELFFDKKAPIKEAVAFIDEALEALPPSFYARSAVGIGGTIRAIAKAIMQRNHHAVDLVHAFIFDLSEERKFIDKVAHASVMKLSKYGIKKDRIDTIRPGALIFLRVLEHIGAKEVVTSGVGVREGLFLSDLLRNSNHLFPANFNPSVRSLQDRFCTDRKLSAQIASTAGILFDTLKKPYRLPDSLRRHLQIAAKLSQIGIRLNFYNYHRHSAYFILNNLDYGFTHEEMILIATLIRFNKRRLPKESFTKPYRKLLPDAQTLFWLSYIVSLAQAIHQNRTLGTVTCVYENEVLKIATPFENHLAGERIKVLEKPAPIAVQLHRRK; encoded by the coding sequence ATGGCCAAACGTACCGCCATCATCGACATAGGCTCCAACTCCGCCCGGATGGTGGTATTCGAGAGGACCAGCCGTTTCGGCTTCCATCTTCTCAACGAGACCCGAAGCCGGGTCCGAATCAGCGAAGGAGCCTACGAAAAGAGCGGTGAGCTCCAGCCTCCCGCCATGGCCCGAGCCAAAGCGGCTCTGCAAGAATTCCTCTCCATAGCCAAGAGTTACAAAACCCGAAAAATCCTCTGTGTCGCAACCTCTGCCGTCCGTGACGCGCCCAATGGAAGAAAATTCGTCAAGTCGGTCGAAAAGGAACTGGGTCTAAGGATCAAAGTGATCGAGGGCGAAAGGGAAGCATGGCTCGGCGGCATCGCGGCAGTCAACCTGCTGCCGGTCACCGACGGTATAACCATCGATATCGGCGGCGGTTCCACCGACCTGGCGCTCATTCGCAACCGTAAAATTGTCGAAACCTGCTCTCTCAAACTTGGTACCGTTCGTCTCAAAGAGCTCTTTTTCGACAAGAAAGCCCCCATCAAAGAGGCGGTTGCCTTTATCGACGAAGCCCTGGAGGCACTCCCCCCATCCTTTTACGCCAGAAGCGCCGTAGGCATCGGGGGAACCATCCGCGCCATCGCCAAAGCGATCATGCAGCGAAACCACCATGCGGTGGACCTGGTCCACGCCTTCATCTTCGATCTCTCGGAAGAGAGAAAATTCATCGACAAAGTGGCACACGCCTCTGTAATGAAACTCTCAAAATACGGCATCAAAAAAGACCGGATCGACACAATCCGTCCCGGTGCACTCATCTTCTTGAGAGTTCTGGAGCATATCGGCGCCAAGGAGGTTGTCACCAGCGGGGTCGGCGTTCGGGAAGGACTCTTTCTAAGTGACCTGCTGCGCAACAGCAATCACCTTTTCCCGGCCAATTTCAATCCCAGTGTCCGAAGTCTTCAGGATCGCTTCTGCACCGATAGGAAACTTTCTGCGCAAATCGCTTCGACAGCGGGTATCCTCTTCGATACCCTCAAAAAGCCATACCGTCTGCCCGATTCGTTGCGCCGGCATCTGCAGATTGCGGCAAAACTCTCCCAAATCGGCATTCGTCTCAACTTCTACAACTACCACAGGCATAGCGCCTACTTTATCTTGAACAACCTGGATTACGGATTCACACACGAAGAGATGATCCTCATCGCCACTCTCATCCGTTTCAACAAACGGCGCCTTCCCAAAGAAAGTTTCACGAAACCCTACCGGAAGCTCTTGCCCGACGCACAGACCCTCTTCTGGCTCAGTTACATCGTCTCGCTGGCCCAGGCAATTCATCAAAATCGCACACTGGGCACCGTCACGTGCGTATATGAAAACGAAGTCCTCAAAATCGCCACTCCCTTCGAAAACCATCTGGCCGGTGAACGAATCAAAGTGTTGGAAAAACCGGCTCCTATCGCGGTGCAGTTGCACAGAAGAAAATAG
- a CDS encoding YfhL family 4Fe-4S dicluster ferredoxin has product MALMITDECIACDACRDECPNGAIEEGDPIYIIDPDRCTECVGHYDEPACIAVCPVDCIVPDPDNVESVEELKFKFEHLQKEQ; this is encoded by the coding sequence ATGGCATTGATGATTACCGATGAATGTATAGCGTGCGACGCATGTCGCGACGAATGCCCCAACGGTGCAATCGAAGAGGGGGATCCCATCTACATCATTGATCCGGACCGGTGTACCGAGTGCGTTGGACACTACGACGAGCCGGCCTGTATCGCTGTATGCCCGGTTGATTGTATCGTCCCCGACCCCGACAACGTCGAGAGTGTCGAAGAGCTCAAGTTCAAATTCGAACATCTGCAGAAAGAACAATAA
- a CDS encoding sensor histidine kinase produces the protein MMARNRSIRNQFLTQLIIASSILLIIFSTMLYAYIKQSIYDELSQQLVKQARYIVQTFPDYAEGEKIDAKNLKNALQITAKVIPAPHHFYSSLEWRERKEHGKYYIDLIYPYNFKAQTYLLVSKEITNVRSMLKKILRSIVIINLISLILIVLYAFGLSAMLLMPITRLTRKLSTLNENFLTTIDTKVLPEEFVPLGESINRLINRIQTFVKYQKELFIGAAHELKTPLNVMKLKNDVTLIKKREPEKYIEALQLANKTIQEMNQMITSILEIGRQEGAHFELPQTVDMIDFIRRKGEDFVLLANAEDKKLKLDLQPERLVGCIQTTLLNQILQNFLQNALKFTPKGKSILLRTRMEGENKIRLEVIDEGPGIDESVDLFAPFKRVGNAPGAGLGLFLAKSAADAMGAKISLKNRTDGKTGTVATLVFSTTPQCELPAG, from the coding sequence ATGATGGCCAGAAACCGCAGTATCCGCAACCAGTTTCTCACACAGCTTATCATCGCATCTTCGATTCTTCTTATCATCTTTTCGACAATGCTCTATGCCTATATAAAACAGTCCATCTACGACGAACTCTCCCAGCAGCTCGTCAAACAGGCCCGCTATATCGTCCAAACCTTCCCCGACTATGCCGAGGGAGAGAAAATCGATGCGAAGAATCTGAAAAACGCCCTGCAGATCACGGCAAAGGTGATCCCGGCACCCCATCACTTCTACAGCTCTCTTGAGTGGCGCGAACGCAAAGAGCATGGCAAATACTACATCGACCTGATCTATCCGTACAACTTCAAAGCGCAAACCTACCTGCTGGTGAGCAAAGAGATCACCAATGTCCGGAGCATGCTCAAAAAGATCCTGCGTTCCATTGTCATCATCAACCTGATCAGTCTCATCCTTATCGTGCTCTACGCCTTCGGCCTCTCGGCGATGCTGCTGATGCCGATCACCCGATTGACCAGGAAACTCTCCACTCTCAACGAAAATTTCCTAACAACGATCGATACGAAAGTGCTGCCCGAGGAGTTCGTTCCCCTCGGTGAATCGATCAACCGGCTAATCAACCGTATCCAAACCTTCGTCAAATATCAAAAAGAGCTCTTTATCGGCGCGGCACACGAACTCAAAACACCCCTGAATGTCATGAAACTCAAAAACGATGTCACCCTCATCAAGAAGCGGGAACCCGAAAAATATATCGAAGCGCTGCAGCTTGCCAACAAAACGATCCAGGAGATGAATCAGATGATCACCTCCATTCTTGAAATAGGCCGGCAGGAGGGTGCCCATTTCGAGCTCCCCCAGACAGTGGACATGATCGATTTCATACGGCGCAAAGGCGAAGATTTCGTCCTTTTGGCCAATGCGGAAGACAAAAAGCTCAAACTCGATCTCCAGCCCGAAAGGCTTGTGGGCTGCATCCAGACGACCCTGCTCAACCAGATTCTTCAGAACTTTCTGCAAAACGCGCTCAAGTTCACTCCCAAAGGAAAATCGATCCTCCTTCGTACACGGATGGAAGGAGAGAACAAGATTCGGCTCGAAGTGATCGACGAAGGTCCCGGAATCGACGAAAGTGTCGATCTCTTCGCCCCGTTCAAACGTGTCGGCAACGCACCGGGGGCCGGTCTGGGTCTCTTTCTGGCAAAATCGGCCGCCGATGCCATGGGGGCCAAAATTTCCCTTAAAAACAGAACCGACGGAAAGACGGGGACAGTAGCCACTCTTGTCTTTTCGACTACGCCCCAATGCGAACTTCCTGCCGGTTAA
- the hsrA gene encoding homeostatic response regulator transcription factor HsrA, protein MRILIVEDETTVNKTLSEGLNEFNYQTDSAENFKDGDYYLDIRNYDLILADWMLPDGNGLELIQKAKTNNPKTAVIILSARDDKESEIEALEAGADDYIKKPFDFDILIARIKARLRFGGSNVIEIDDLSINPQEEKVVYKGKEIELKGKPFEVLTHLARHRDEIVSKEQLLDAIWEEPELVTPNVIEVAINQIRQKMDKPLGIQTIETVRRRGYRFCYPQKNNEE, encoded by the coding sequence ATGCGTATACTGATTGTAGAAGATGAAACCACGGTCAACAAAACCCTCTCCGAAGGGCTCAACGAATTCAACTACCAGACGGATTCGGCAGAAAATTTCAAAGACGGCGATTACTATCTCGATATCCGCAACTACGATCTCATTCTTGCAGACTGGATGCTTCCCGACGGCAACGGTCTGGAACTGATCCAAAAAGCCAAGACGAACAATCCGAAAACCGCTGTCATCATCCTCTCCGCCCGCGATGACAAAGAGAGTGAAATCGAAGCGCTCGAGGCGGGAGCCGACGACTATATCAAAAAGCCTTTCGATTTTGACATTCTTATTGCACGCATCAAGGCACGACTGCGATTCGGAGGCAGCAACGTCATCGAAATCGACGATCTGAGCATCAATCCCCAGGAGGAGAAGGTCGTCTACAAGGGCAAGGAGATCGAACTCAAAGGCAAGCCTTTCGAAGTACTGACCCATCTGGCACGCCACCGCGACGAAATCGTCTCCAAAGAGCAGCTTCTCGATGCCATCTGGGAAGAGCCCGAGCTGGTCACTCCCAACGTCATTGAAGTGGCAATCAACCAGATCCGTCAGAAGATGGACAAACCCCTCGGCATTCAAACCATCGAAACGGTACGACGCCGCGGTTACCGCTTCTGCTATCCGCAGAAAAACAACGAAGAGTAA
- a CDS encoding dihydroneopterin aldolase: MRIRIESLSFEAVLGILAHERTTPQRILVDATIDYSYTPESFIDYAKVAKHIEKVMQEGAFHLIEEALETLFSTLKKNFPKIETIKITICKPDILPNCRVCVEDFRSFL; encoded by the coding sequence ATGAGAATCCGGATCGAATCGCTCTCTTTCGAAGCGGTCCTGGGCATCCTGGCCCATGAACGGACAACGCCCCAGCGCATTCTGGTGGATGCGACGATAGACTACTCCTATACACCGGAGAGTTTTATCGATTACGCGAAGGTGGCGAAGCACATCGAAAAGGTGATGCAAGAGGGTGCTTTTCATCTGATTGAAGAGGCGCTGGAGACACTTTTTTCCACTTTGAAAAAAAATTTTCCAAAAATCGAAACAATAAAAATTACAATCTGCAAACCCGATATCCTTCCCAACTGTCGCGTCTGCGTCGAAGATTTTCGCAGCTTTCTTTAA